The following is a genomic window from Phaseolus vulgaris cultivar G19833 chromosome 6, P. vulgaris v2.0, whole genome shotgun sequence.
AACTTTACATTAGATAATCAAGAATTTGAATTTCATTTGTATTAGTTATTACATGTGTAACACATAGCATAGACAGTGATACAAATATACAAATATTACGACATGGACACATAGATTCTTATAATTTCTAATAAGATACGCAGATCAAAATTTgttgataaatatatatatatatataattataaattgataataaaatttatgtataCAAGAAGTACGTTTTAGTGAAGATATTTTATAatcatttgtttcttatttttataatcataataaatatatagttgataaaaaaattataatatatattttttaaattatgttaaaattatattagaattattaaaaatataataaatattttttgaatttgaaagagTGTTCTACGAGTGTTCTTCGTACGAGTGTTCGATATGATTCATGAAGGTtatgattaaaataaagatttaaatttaattattttgtttagttCCGTCATACTTCTTAATCGACATGATGAACACTAATCTCTCAATCATGCCGTGATTTCCAAATCTAAGATATTTTAAGTATAAAGCAAAAACAGTGGAAATAATCTTTGtactaattttagttttatttattaaataaatgtttgGGTGATGGTTACACTAATAATGCAGATGATTAATAGcaagaatttttttatcattaaggCCATGATATTAATAATGATGATGAGTGCTGATATTAGAAATGTAATAATAATGAGAAtaacaattattaataaatataataataatatatttatttaaactaaaaatcaaacattcattttttaaataaatgtaagaaatattttaaaattgagtaAAAATGTTTCAATTCCATTTTTTCCaaccaaaattattttaaaaattacactTTAAAAGTTAAAACCAAAAACCTGCTATCACTCCTAAATGGACCTTTGCTAAAGactattttcaatatttaagtatattttaaaaaataaattattttaaatttaaataatatatacatatatattaagttaaagctcatatatatatatatatatatatatgaaatttaaaataaaattttaaaaatgttttttcaaaGACTAgcgtagttttttttttaacatagaCAAGTACATTTTTAGTAcatttcaaatattttgtaatttttttaattaaaacaagtaGGAAAGTTACCATTTATTTTGATCTggtttttgaaaattaaattatagaaaGGGGGAAAAAGGAAAATTTTGACAGAAAACATACGAGATTCACGTGTTTTCTTGTGTTTTGTCAAAATGGTTGGTACCACTTAGCACTTTTCATCTATAACAATTTTTGTTACAAAATTGGTCTTTTAAAGATAATCTTAATAGGTAACAATAAAggaaaaatttaataattaaaaatcaatttgacaataaaaataattgaaagatTAATACAATAATATTATTCACTCATGATAATTATAACGTCCGcctgaaattattttaaaaaaaaattaaaaataccatattaaaaaatgtttaaaattaaaaatgacacTATGTTATCTGCAATATATTTCATGGTGTTTGGTATAGTTCAACTTTAAATTAGGCATGACCCATGGTAGTGCTTCTTCAGCCAACAACACTGTTTTGTTCTTACTACTTCTTCACCTCCAGAAATCAAAAGCTCTGGATTCAAACTTATATTATTTCTACATGTAGTGGATTCAATgaattttgatttatatatatatatatatcagttTCGAGCAAATTTTCAAATGTTTTGGTCTTTCAAGATGATTGGATGTTTTGGAATTACATATGAGTTGAGGTTTCCAATTAAAGGTTCTTTTATTAGAAATTATGTATTATAAAGAAGCACAACATGCAATTATGAAGCATTTGACATTGATATTGGCCAGAATGCAGTGCAATGACAGCTTCTGGAATCTCATGAATAATATCTAATCATGTATGGTCACTGTTTAGCAGAAATGGTTCTTGGCACTAACTGTTTAAACTGGAGGGTGTAATTATGAGTTGGTTGGAAAATCAgtgattatatatattatcGTTGTGCTTCTGATGCCAAATAAAGTTCTTACAAATGAGCACAGAGAAGAACATTATTAGACTCAGATAGATTGAAGAAAAAGACTAGCATTGAAAGATAATTATTAACAGATTAATGTTTACCCTTCAATTCCTGGTTGGTGCCGTCACATGATAATCCTTTGTGATGGTGGTAAACTGTAGTTGATGATGAAAGCATCAAAGAATCCTTCATGGTGATCTAATCTCATTGCAAGATTTACTTGTTGCCGATTTGGACTCATGGAAGTCTTTTGTCTTGTCACATGACAACTGTACCACTGTTTTTATGCAAGATGACATGATTTATGTTGGAATATCTAATCATGTTTCTTTTTCCCTTCTAGTTCACTGCTTCTGGACAGTTTCTTGTTATTCTCTACTTTTACTGCTGATTCTGTTCGCTACAACATagaaatgaataataaaaataaaataatcgcATTAGCTATTTTTCTGTTACTAATTGTTATACCACGAAACCGGAAGTCCGGGCCATATGACCTATCGGCctttctataaaaaaatcaacattCACGCCATATCACAGGTTAAGGACATTAATCCTAATTAGAAATCAAAAAGCGGGATTAAAGTTCATTGGGTCTGGTTTAGTCATTCTGATAAGATAAGACTCACTAGAACAGTGTAAATAAGAGGGGATCCTCATATAATGTTACTTTGAATCCTGAACTAGATCACTCACATTGACATGATTTAACTTAAGCATCGAGTGTCTTTGAAGGTATCCCTCTCGAACATCCAAAAAAAAGTAACCGGAATTGAAGAAAAGACAAGAAGATTTCGGTAGGAGATATTCAGCCTCGCATTATGAAGACTAATCTTTCACTTTCTTCTCTATCTTTCTCAGTTAGCACATATTTTAATGTCATGTGAAGCTGGACTGAGAAACCATATTGGCATTAACTATTTTTCTGGCTGCTAATTGTTAACCTCCAGAAAATGTTGCAGGGAATTGGAACATGCTTCTCTTAGAAACCAAAGATTAATTGGGGCAAGATCAGGCATTATACCACCCATCATCTTCATTTTTGTGCATATGAAATTAGTGTTTGCGTACTCCTTTTTACTTTGATTTCTCTAATATCCGTTGATTATTGTCTTAATATAATCTTCTTTCTCAAAATCTTCTCTGCATATATCAATTTAGTGCATCAGAAATAAAAGGGAACAATGCTCAAATGTACAATCCAAGTGTCTGTTTTATCCGGAGGAATATAACTGAAGACTTTTAAATATGTACACAATTTGTTTTTCCATGAAAAAACAGCATAAAAAAGGTGGGCTTGGTCGTGATTGAAGTGCCAGTAGAATTCACACTTGAAAGATATGATTAGCTTTGATGACAAATTACAATTTAGCTAGAATATTGTAGAAATTGCTATAAGATATGAGGAGGGAAGAAGAATGAGTTTCAAAGAAATTGAGAATTCTGATATTTCAGGAATCAGGATATTGAGTTTCTCCACCTTCTAGCAGTCTTTCTGTTCTGTTCTAACGAATCTGGAATCTTAGGAGAATCATCCTGATTTTCTACTACATTTGTGGTCCTTCCAAGTTTGCTGAGTTTCTTCCACCCACTGCTCCATGCAGAATTATGTTTCTGCTTTACCATCCTATCAAATTGTTTCTGCAAACTGAACATGTCATTTTGAAGCTCCATGTATTTAGCTTTCACACTCTCAAGCTCAAACTTTAGTGTGTTGATGTCTTTTTTAGCAGCTGACCATCCTTCTTGGAATGATTGTGGTGTCCCTTCTAGAAGTGTTTTCCGGTTTGTTACCATTGCATGGCTCTCAGATTCAACATCTTTCACAGAACTCGTGGCTAGTGCATTGCTTATCTTCACCTGTTCCGCGAATAGAACTTGCACTACAACCCTTAATGGAAGCCTTTCATTTTGTGCAGCATGCAGGCATGCATCAATGGAGAGCTTCTGACAATCCATTACACGGCAGAGTCGTTTCCTCTCATGCTCAGAAAGTGTTGGGTGTGCCTGTTAGTTTGTTACACATGTAAGAAATCCATAGAAATCCATCGGAAAAGTACTAAACATACCAACTCATCCTTCTGCAATCACTGATTAGTCAAGCACTCCCCAACAAAGTTTCTCAgaagttcttatttatttatttatcatcatCATATTTGCCAAACCAACAAATGTAAAACCTACCTTTTGTGATTGTCTGTGTACAAAAGAAGATTCTCATTTGACCATGGAgttgtttaattttatatccAGTGATAAATCTAAGACATCGTAAATATCACCACATACCAGAAATATTGTTTGTGAGGATCATGAATAGTgttttaataaatcaaatgtatTGCCACTGAAAGAAAGATCCACCAATCAACTTTTCCCTTTATTGTGATGAGAACAAGAGTCATGCTAAATTGGTAAGGTAGCATCAAAtccaatattttatttcaaatttcaaatccAGATCAGGAGAAAGTGTTCTATAGATCACCAGAATGTTTTACCAAAATTTCAACTATGCTGAGGTGAAAGTGTTAGGATAGGAAACtgaaaattattagaaaaagaggttaaaacctttttatattattttgctAAGAAATTACCTTGAGATAGGAATCAATTGCTCTGTAAAGTCCATCATCACAGGTCCTAGCTGACTCAGGCAAGGCTTCTGCAAGTACCTGAAACTTGGTCAGGGAAAGGTTCCTATCTCTGGAAACTTCTGTAAGATAACTGTCAACTAGCCTTGCCACTCTTGCCTTGGCATTTAGGATACATCCCATTCCCATATGTTGTTTATCAGAAAAAGACTGTCTGCTAGGACTCGAACTTTCAGTCTGTTCCTGAACAATAAAATGTTCTAACAGCCTCTGAACAAGATCCACATCATACATAGTTTCTCCTTTAGTATAAGAAGGAATCAGAAGATCAGCCAGTGTAGCCTGTTCAAACTGCATTCCCACCCTTTTCTCTAATTCAGTGACCAGTGCAGGTGCAACCTTTAACATGATTGCCATTCTCAGGAGCCTAAGAAGGAAACTGCACGAGACACTGTCCTTCTGAGGTGGAATAATGCTCACAAGGCTCTCAACGACCATCCTTTGCTCTTTAGCTTGAACACTTGAACTGTCATCTTTTGTTCCCATCACAATCATATGAAGTCCCCCTTTCCAGCTACTGCCACCACTACTACTACTGTTACTCACACTGCAGTTGCTTGCTTCATCACCTGGGATTGCTGTGTCACTGATCAATCCCGGTAGCCACTTAGTTGCATAATGCATTATTGCAGCACCAACCAATTCAAATCTCATTCCCTTTACCTTAATGGCAGTGATGACTCTGACAAAGTGATCAATCCTAAGGATTGAGGCATCTTCAAACCACCAATCAGGAGGAACCTGCTGGATCCTACTTGGGCTTGATTCCTTCATGTCATTCCATGTTGGGCTAGAAATTTTCGCTGGTCTTCCAGTGTAGGACCACCTTATCCCTTTGGGATTAGCACAAGCTTTCCAAGCAATGGACTCGCTGCATCTGCGAACAATTTGAAGATTCTCTGCCCATGGTGACAGCTTCTCACAGCTTTTCAGCACTACTATGGAGTCTCTCCATGAAGATAGAACAACATAACTGAGGAACGCTTCTGCCTTGAATATAAGATTCCCTTCCTCTAGGTCCTCTGTCATTTCTAGGTACTCTGCAGCACATCTTAGCCCTGAAATGTTGCCTGCTGTTAAATCAACAGCAACTCCATAGCAGAACTTGGCTGCAAGCTCAAAAGCCTCTGTCCCACCAGGGATATCATCCATAACTACTTTATTCAAATCTGGGTTGTGCGCTTCATATATGATTCTACTCAGCTTTCCACTTCGAGATACCAAGGGGTACTTTCACACCAAAGGGGAGAGACAAACACAAAATTCAATGGTACAAATGAATGATTTCTGATCACTGGATATAGAACAAAGGAAAtcatgaaagaaaaataagataGCTACCTTGTGCAAGTGGAAGCTAGCTTCTCCAATCTGAACTTGAAAGTCACTTGGAATATCAGTAGCAACATGCCTGCATGgagagagaaaatatttttaagcaGCTTTCATGCTCTATAAATGAAACTTGTTCAAGACATAGAATGGACAAAAATTAGAGAACTTCAAATCTTATTTTCTGTCCGTGTCCTACAATTTAGATTCACAAGAATTAGCAGGGCAAAACAGTGGTTCTAACTTGTAACATCTTCAAAAGGTACTGTGCTAATTATGCATCTAACATACCAAGAGTTTCCTCTTTGTACAAATCCTTCTGTCTTGACACCATGGTTACTTGAAGTAAGAAGTCCACCCCCATATTTGTGTCCTGCCGCTGACTCACTCTCAGATTCCCACATGCTGAAAACCAGATTCACAGAATGCAGTGCTGTAGATTTTTGTTGGGACAGTACCTTCAACTGAGAGTCACAACCAGAAAGGAGAGGGGGCAGAGAAAAGGAGCAGAGTGACTAGGCAAGCACAGAATTCAGTGAAAGGAGGAGGGAGCCACATGGGATGGTTGGAAACTTGGAATTATTAGTCATGTTAAAGTTGTCGGTTTCTtctcaaaaaaaattgaaggaaGGACCTCTTACAGGCTGTGGTGAAATGGGCATAATCAGTTTTATTGTGAATGTTTGTGTTTCTTCTAGCTTTGAATATTTCTACTCTGAGTCAATGCTTAAAGACACCCAGTTTCAGTTTCTTTATGCCTCACCAGTGTGACCACTGACCATACATGTCTGTTCCTTTTCAGCTCAGTTTCTTATTACTGAATTTCATACATCACAACCTCAGACCTTTGAACAGAAAATTGGTCTGCAGTAACAGGATTTTGGCCTTACGATGTAGCCAATTCATTACCAATGATCCCACCTTTTGGCTTTTCTATGTTTAATCAGagtcaaagaaaaaaaagagaaacctCTTAGTTAGCATAAacatatctatctatctatctttTCCCCTACGAATGAGGATAAATTTTGAAGAAATAAAAGTGAAAGGAAAaacaagtggcgtgaatggaaGGCAAAATGAGTGTAATTTGTGGCATATGTTTTGTCCTACTGATACCAACATCGACAATTGCCATTTTCACAACTCTTCACATTTGTAATAACTGTTTGGTATATTTGCGAATTACAAATGAATGATTGGTTTAAGATAACTGCATCTCTCtgtattttgaaaaatgttttttatatgaatttacATTTCAATAAAAGATTATTCAGAGCAATTCGATTGTTTTAACAATTGTGTTTATACTAGTTACACCttctataaaataataacttttaatGATTGGTGATGGAGATCCACGTCGATTAGAGACGACGACAATTCATtctatataagtgggtgtaaatcTCACCTCCCATGatgtccgatagcgggtggcctgataagcccaacaaacactcgttaggataggTTCGAAAtaactctaataccatattaagaagtgggtctaactcaaccccataaaactggcataggattgaggtttgcacccacttatatacaatgaaatgtctttatctctaGTAGATCTCTATCAATTAGTTTGAGAAAATAGACATGAagaataaataaactaaaaaaataagagtaagagataaaataaaaaatttaattgatcGGTAGAGTTGagtacaaatatataaaaataaaagtaaatactTTAATTAATCTGATAAAAAGATTAAATTTAACTCTCTCACCCTTTAACTTAATCATTAGAAAAGTCATATCATTGCTAAGTAAactttttactattttaataatttatttctttaaatattattttatttgatatataaACAATCTTACACTTTCATTTAGCATGAAAGAGTGTGTATAATAAATATGCTAACTTATAACAATTATTTGAAAATTGACAAGGTAAAACCACTTTAAAATACTGAAATGATCATTAGACTCTTTAACTTTAGTATTACACTTTTACTATATACTGAGCTCATAAATAAAAGTTCAATAAACTCGTCTACATACATAttcctttattttaaaattaaattttctacATAAGAAAAGCAACACTACGAATGAGCAAAAAAGATTAGATTGTTTGGTGCAAGAAATTTTTTGGAATTTGAAAGAACATGGGTAGAGAGACACGTTTGTCTCTTTAGGTGTACTTTAACTGGTTTTCACCACGAAATAGATTCCCCAAATTGCATGGATTTAGTTTTGGTTCATATACCAAAAAGTTGTGATAAAATGAATGATAtggtaaataaaataataaggaAAAAGTTGAGAAATTGAATGAATGATTTGGTTTctccaattttttgttttgttttatatttgggtttgaaaaaaaaatgaaagaaaaaacaaatgtgAGGAATAGAGATTTAGATGTGATTCTTAAAGTCACATCTGATTTTGTTGGAACAACCCATACTCAAAACTTCCCCACTCAATTAGATATGCTTTGCCATTATATGCACAAGCTGAATCATAGACACTGTGCATTCTCATAATTTCTTTTTGGTTGGTACAACACTTTCAAATTCCTTGAAAGAGAAAGACAATTTGGTTGGTTCAACTTCTTCCGCGTTGCTTCCAACTCTTTCATCCACACATTCATTCCTCTCCCATAAACACAAACTCAAAATTCACCTTTTAACAATCCTACTGTATTTTAGTTACTCAAGTAAAATGTGATTAAAGTACAAATTAATGCTATAATCATATGATTATATGTGTGACTTTGTTGCGTAGTGTTCCGACATAAGGGGAGTTTATTCTTCTAATTGAGGGGTTTGTGatacatttttcttttcacaGTTGGTGTTACTGTTTCGATCTCAAGTTCTAGAGAAAGTATTACTATGATTAACCATTGCATGTGAGGTATTGTCCGTTTTGGAGATCGGTGTTCCGTtacagttttatttttaaaagacgTCTTGATGAgatagagaagaaaaaaatatataaactactTATAGTCTCGACTCCTAAACTCTGTGAAACTATATTGGACAAAACAAATAAGAACATgtatcttaaaattttaaaaaaataaaataaaatctattgTTATAAAGTTTTAGATTAGAAGtagtgttttaatttttttttatatgaaaatgtTCATGATTTATTGGTGCTGGATTAtccatatgtttttttttacacaaaagTAATTTAACACTATTGTGATACTCAAATACACACTAtcttaatgtttttaattgaaagtAGTGTATTGACcatttttatatgaaatgttCATAGTTCATTGGTAACGAATGAcgtaatattttctaaaaaaagttaaagaaaaataGAATTAGTAGTTTtccttaatattaaataaaataatgttttatggattaatttttatttatttattatggtTCTTGGTAATATTTGGGCAATGGGAGTATTTATGAATTGAGAGTAGCATAATATTGCAGCATTTATTGAATTACCAGT
Proteins encoded in this region:
- the LOC137832764 gene encoding root phototropism protein 3-like — protein: MWESESESAAGHKYGGGLLTSSNHGVKTEGFVQRGNSWHVATDIPSDFQVQIGEASFHLHKYPLVSRSGKLSRIIYEAHNPDLNKVVMDDIPGGTEAFELAAKFCYGVAVDLTAGNISGLRCAAEYLEMTEDLEEGNLIFKAEAFLSYVVLSSWRDSIVVLKSCEKLSPWAENLQIVRRCSESIAWKACANPKGIRWSYTGRPAKISSPTWNDMKESSPSRIQQVPPDWWFEDASILRIDHFVRVITAIKVKGMRFELVGAAIMHYATKWLPGLISDTAIPGDEASNCSVSNSSSSGGSSWKGGLHMIVMGTKDDSSSVQAKEQRMVVESLVSIIPPQKDSVSCSFLLRLLRMAIMLKVAPALVTELEKRVGMQFEQATLADLLIPSYTKGETMYDVDLVQRLLEHFIVQEQTESSSPSRQSFSDKQHMGMGCILNAKARVARLVDSYLTEVSRDRNLSLTKFQVLAEALPESARTCDDGLYRAIDSYLKAHPTLSEHERKRLCRVMDCQKLSIDACLHAAQNERLPLRVVVQVLFAEQVKISNALATSSVKDVESESHAMVTNRKTLLEGTPQSFQEGWSAAKKDINTLKFELESVKAKYMELQNDMFSLQKQFDRMVKQKHNSAWSSGWKKLSKLGRTTNVVENQDDSPKIPDSLEQNRKTARRWRNSIS